A single window of Alkalispirochaeta americana DNA harbors:
- the rpmA gene encoding 50S ribosomal protein L27: MAHKKGGGSSKNGRDSNSQRLGVKKFGGELIRAGSIIIRQRGTKVHPGDDVGRGKDDTLFAKADGRVKFHTRRGKKVVSVESV, encoded by the coding sequence ATGGCACATAAAAAAGGCGGCGGAAGTTCCAAAAACGGACGAGACTCCAACTCACAACGGTTGGGAGTCAAGAAGTTTGGTGGCGAGCTTATCCGGGCTGGCAGTATTATCATCCGCCAGCGGGGAACCAAGGTTCACCCTGGTGACGATGTGGGTCGTGGAAAAGATGATACCCTTTTTGCAAAAGCTGATGGCAGGGTGAAGTTTCATACCCGTCGTGGCAAAAAGGTCGTTTCTGTAGAGTCGGTGTAA
- the yqeK gene encoding bis(5'-nucleosyl)-tetraphosphatase (symmetrical) YqeK, producing the protein MSSFADMIPVIERLERELPRFLSPDRYSHTLRVRQVAEALGRRFSLPLLPVGLAALAHDLERDRSHSDLLSCARERGIPLARRDLAHPVLLHGPVAADRLRREYHVVDEAVLQAVRHHTLGHPCFAEPSHQVGQVLFVADFCDPLRASVDGAMQEEILALADLPCMVREVIARTRAIFGELEEPTEQLYARLNGVNGNGA; encoded by the coding sequence ATGAGTTCCTTTGCCGACATGATTCCTGTTATTGAACGCCTGGAGCGAGAGCTTCCCCGTTTTCTCTCGCCCGATCGCTATTCCCACACCCTGCGGGTGAGGCAGGTGGCGGAGGCTTTGGGGCGGCGATTTTCCCTGCCTCTCCTTCCTGTAGGGCTTGCAGCCCTGGCGCATGATCTGGAACGTGACCGGAGTCACTCGGACTTGCTCTCCTGCGCCAGGGAGCGGGGTATTCCCTTGGCCAGACGTGATCTGGCGCATCCTGTGTTGCTCCATGGGCCTGTGGCTGCCGATCGGCTGCGCAGGGAGTATCACGTTGTCGATGAAGCGGTTCTGCAGGCTGTTCGCCATCATACATTGGGGCATCCCTGCTTTGCCGAACCGTCTCACCAGGTGGGGCAAGTTCTCTTTGTGGCTGATTTCTGTGATCCTCTCCGTGCCAGTGTTGATGGCGCGATGCAGGAAGAAATTCTGGCCCTGGCCGATCTGCCTTGCATGGTTCGGGAGGTAATTGCCAGGACCCGCGCGATCTTTGGAGAACTTGAAGAACCGACGGAGCAGTTGTATGCTCGACTGAACGGAGTGAACGGAAATGGCGCGTAA
- a CDS encoding 50S ribosomal protein L25 — protein sequence MAQTILRGEPRTETGKGGARKLRRDGRIPAVVYGHTEPVHFSVSSRDFFKTFNTVSESTIVTLEVGSSHRDVLIKEYDEDITTGNIVHLDFYEVEKGKKLRTHVAIELTGSPAGVREGGILDHNLHQVEIECLPKDIPEHIVIDVSGLGRDESIHVSDIVLSEGVRILTAPEQTIASIVMPRAEVEAEEGDDEGAGEVSAE from the coding sequence ATGGCACAGACAATTCTTCGCGGCGAGCCGCGGACAGAAACCGGAAAAGGCGGGGCCCGGAAATTGCGGCGCGATGGGCGCATCCCGGCTGTCGTCTATGGTCACACCGAACCGGTTCATTTTTCGGTGAGCAGTCGCGATTTTTTCAAGACCTTCAACACCGTTTCGGAGAGCACTATCGTGACTCTTGAGGTTGGCTCCAGCCATCGGGATGTTCTCATCAAGGAATACGACGAGGACATTACCACGGGCAACATAGTCCATCTCGATTTCTACGAGGTGGAGAAGGGCAAGAAGTTGCGCACCCATGTGGCGATCGAACTGACCGGTTCTCCGGCTGGTGTTCGCGAGGGTGGTATCCTGGATCATAACCTTCACCAGGTGGAGATCGAGTGTCTTCCCAAGGATATCCCGGAGCACATCGTGATCGATGTCAGTGGTCTTGGCAGAGATGAGTCGATTCATGTGAGTGATATTGTCCTCTCCGAAGGAGTTCGGATTCTTACCGCTCCCGAGCAGACCATTGCTTCCATCGTTATGCCCCGGGCCGAGGTTGAGGCCGAAGAGGGTGATGACGAAGGCGCGGGCGAAGTTTCGGCAGAGTAA
- the obgE gene encoding GTPase ObgE, with product MPVLFVDEAKILVRSGKGGAGAVSFRREKYVPRGGPDGGDGGRGGNVVFRVKSNVKTLSYIRMRQRFFAQNGRPGAGRNKTGSAGEDVVIEVPPGTVVSDLETGERLLDLVTEHQEAILLEGGRGGKGNAHFKSSRHQTPRFSQPGEEGEDRSVKVEIQVIADIGFVGLPNAGKSTLLKVLTAADPKIGNYPFTTVIPNLGVMHHFERDVVLADIPGLIEGAGSGAGLGTRFLKHIARTRGLAFVLDAGEPDMARAFSILTHELGVFSQALLEKPFLVVVTKTDRFRTEEIDRDEVDLFRASLPGGVPVVEVSALARENLDDLRAALCELANVPEEQPEEGPRGGAGGLASRETPVRPDAPAEDDAPRAVPPGRALWDGLEPREG from the coding sequence ATACCCGTTCTGTTTGTAGACGAGGCAAAAATTCTGGTTCGTTCCGGAAAGGGCGGAGCAGGCGCGGTCTCGTTCCGGCGGGAGAAGTATGTCCCCCGGGGCGGTCCCGACGGAGGAGACGGCGGACGGGGCGGGAATGTAGTCTTCCGCGTAAAAAGCAACGTGAAAACGCTGTCGTATATACGTATGCGGCAGCGTTTTTTTGCTCAAAACGGTCGCCCCGGTGCCGGACGCAACAAAACCGGTTCCGCCGGAGAAGATGTGGTGATCGAGGTGCCGCCGGGGACGGTGGTATCGGATCTGGAAACAGGCGAGCGCTTGCTCGATCTTGTTACAGAGCACCAGGAAGCGATCTTGCTTGAGGGCGGTCGTGGCGGCAAGGGTAATGCCCATTTCAAGTCATCACGGCATCAGACGCCCCGGTTCTCCCAGCCCGGAGAAGAGGGGGAGGACCGTTCCGTGAAGGTGGAGATCCAGGTTATCGCCGATATAGGTTTTGTGGGGTTACCCAACGCAGGGAAATCCACGCTCCTGAAGGTGCTCACTGCGGCAGACCCGAAGATCGGCAACTACCCCTTCACCACAGTGATCCCCAACTTGGGCGTGATGCATCATTTTGAGCGCGATGTGGTTCTTGCTGACATTCCCGGTCTGATCGAGGGCGCGGGAAGCGGTGCTGGTCTGGGAACCCGGTTTTTGAAGCATATCGCCCGGACACGTGGACTCGCCTTTGTTCTGGATGCCGGAGAACCCGACATGGCCCGGGCTTTCTCAATCCTTACCCATGAACTGGGCGTTTTCTCCCAAGCTCTTCTGGAGAAACCGTTCCTGGTGGTGGTGACGAAAACCGATCGTTTCCGCACAGAGGAGATAGATCGGGATGAGGTCGATCTCTTCAGGGCCTCTCTGCCCGGCGGCGTGCCGGTGGTGGAGGTCTCGGCCCTGGCCCGGGAAAATCTGGATGATCTTCGGGCAGCGCTGTGCGAGCTTGCGAATGTGCCGGAAGAGCAACCCGAAGAAGGACCACGAGGAGGGGCCGGAGGTCTCGCTTCCCGGGAAACCCCGGTGCGCCCGGATGCTCCCGCAGAGGACGATGCCCCCCGGGCTGTTCCTCCTGGCAGAGCGCTCTGGGATGGACTGGAACCCCGGGAGGGGTGA
- a CDS encoding LCP family protein: MARNGLNATTVFLAIIFAALVITLGFLFFQLRTDAVSASVAEDPMVRVLVVAHDETAPFLSFLLFAHAKTGRGAVLDIPGSVGGVLRPLGRVDSIDALFNPADTHLYRRQVESLAGTTIPFVLTYSADQLIDFIDLLGGLDIFVISDYRDHAGSDPMLLPSGTVRLDGEKAVRYLRKEGDLSGDLEQVGRRQAFVQALLREIQTSADFLQHRQVVPLRDQLIETSLESRGLSVLFDILGRMDPDRIIRRRIQGTLRQVEVEGESRELLFPHFEGQWLKQTVQQIFTALQNVEVASGQEIPVVLEVLNGTSRTGLARRTADYLQEMGFDVQGVGNAETSSLEHTVVIDRRGLGDTAAQVAEVIGTRRVVKEIIPESSVDVTLILGGDFDGRAVRTSGQ, translated from the coding sequence ATGGCGCGTAACGGACTTAATGCAACAACGGTATTTCTTGCGATCATCTTCGCGGCTCTTGTGATTACCTTGGGGTTTCTGTTCTTTCAATTGCGCACCGATGCGGTAAGCGCTTCTGTGGCAGAGGATCCCATGGTGCGGGTTCTGGTGGTGGCTCATGATGAGACCGCCCCTTTTCTTTCGTTCCTGCTCTTTGCACATGCAAAAACCGGGCGGGGGGCGGTTCTGGATATTCCGGGATCGGTAGGCGGAGTTCTGCGTCCCCTGGGAAGGGTGGATAGTATCGATGCCCTTTTTAATCCGGCCGATACCCATCTGTATCGCAGGCAGGTTGAATCTCTTGCCGGAACGACGATTCCCTTCGTCTTGACCTATTCTGCCGATCAGCTGATCGATTTTATCGATCTTCTTGGAGGTCTCGATATTTTTGTTATTTCTGATTATCGGGATCATGCCGGTTCGGATCCGATGTTGCTGCCCTCCGGGACAGTGCGCCTGGATGGCGAGAAGGCGGTTCGCTATCTTCGGAAAGAAGGGGATCTATCGGGGGATTTGGAGCAGGTGGGGCGGCGACAGGCCTTTGTGCAGGCCTTGTTGAGAGAGATCCAGACGAGCGCTGACTTTTTGCAGCATCGCCAGGTCGTCCCCCTTCGGGACCAGCTTATCGAAACATCCCTGGAGTCGAGAGGGTTGAGCGTCCTTTTTGATATTCTTGGAAGAATGGACCCTGATCGAATTATCCGGCGGCGTATTCAGGGAACTCTTCGCCAGGTCGAGGTGGAAGGAGAGTCCAGGGAGTTGCTGTTTCCTCATTTCGAGGGGCAGTGGTTGAAACAGACGGTGCAGCAGATATTTACAGCCCTTCAGAATGTAGAAGTGGCAAGCGGCCAGGAAATTCCTGTGGTCCTGGAGGTTCTCAATGGAACGTCCAGAACCGGTTTGGCGCGACGGACAGCTGATTACCTCCAGGAGATGGGGTTCGATGTGCAGGGTGTGGGAAACGCCGAAACGTCGTCTCTGGAGCACACCGTTGTGATCGATCGTCGGGGACTGGGAGACACGGCAGCGCAGGTAGCAGAGGTGATCGGCACCCGGCGGGTCGTAAAAGAGATTATTCCGGAGAGTAGCGTCGATGTGACGCTCATATTGGGAGGGGATTTTGATGGAAGAGCAGTACGGACTTCTGGACAGTAG
- the spoVG gene encoding septation regulator SpoVG: MEITDIRVRRVGGEGKLKAYVTVTFSDCFVVHNIKVIHGRGGVFIAMPSRRTNAGEYKDVAHPINSDFRTTLQNEILRAYKASLEDGPPSSNGDDDAAFSEE, from the coding sequence ATGGAGATAACTGATATTCGTGTGCGTCGTGTAGGCGGAGAGGGAAAGCTCAAGGCGTACGTAACGGTGACCTTTAGCGATTGTTTCGTGGTTCACAACATTAAAGTAATTCACGGGAGGGGAGGGGTCTTCATCGCGATGCCAAGCCGCAGAACCAACGCCGGTGAGTACAAGGATGTGGCTCATCCGATCAATTCCGATTTCCGGACGACCCTGCAAAACGAGATCCTCCGAGCCTACAAGGCATCCCTGGAAGACGGGCCTCCTTCCTCCAACGGGGATGATGACGCCGCTTTTTCCGAGGAGTAG
- the rplU gene encoding 50S ribosomal protein L21, with the protein MYALVEIKGRQYKVAQDSVIKVDLLGSEEGADVEFPKVLMVRTEKDITLGKPYVEGVAIKATVESNGRDPKIIVYKNKRRKNYRRTQGHRQHYSLIRVKEIAGVA; encoded by the coding sequence ATGTACGCATTGGTAGAAATTAAAGGCAGACAGTACAAGGTAGCGCAGGACAGTGTGATCAAGGTTGATCTCCTGGGGTCAGAAGAGGGAGCCGACGTGGAGTTCCCCAAGGTTCTGATGGTGCGCACCGAAAAGGACATTACCCTGGGGAAACCCTACGTAGAGGGTGTGGCGATCAAGGCGACGGTAGAAAGCAACGGTCGTGATCCCAAGATCATCGTCTACAAAAACAAGCGCCGGAAAAATTATCGGCGGACCCAGGGGCACCGGCAGCACTACTCGCTGATCCGGGTCAAAGAAATCGCCGGGGTAGCATGA
- the pth gene encoding aminoacyl-tRNA hydrolase, producing MAAPLILVGLGNPGPDYDQTRHNVGFDFVDRLADSMGLPWRRPWFRPFHIARSSAVVLVKPRTYMNRSGRVFPYLLSRFQVSPAQVCVVVDNMDLPVGEVRMKRKGSPAGHNGLKSIHAVLGSDDYPRLYVGIGRPGAGADTVEHVLGSFNPQERLRVEAAFERILPLFTGTEGLSLDQQISAVNDLRRPPPEDEALLQGLPR from the coding sequence TTGGCTGCACCGCTGATTCTTGTCGGTCTGGGAAATCCCGGGCCGGACTACGATCAAACCCGGCACAACGTCGGGTTTGATTTTGTTGACCGCCTTGCGGATTCTATGGGCCTCCCCTGGCGGAGGCCCTGGTTTCGCCCCTTTCATATAGCCCGATCCTCTGCCGTGGTCCTTGTGAAGCCCCGGACGTACATGAACCGGAGTGGCCGGGTGTTTCCGTATCTTCTCTCCCGGTTTCAGGTTTCGCCAGCTCAAGTGTGCGTTGTTGTGGACAACATGGATCTTCCCGTGGGGGAAGTTCGCATGAAGCGCAAGGGAAGCCCTGCGGGGCACAACGGGCTAAAATCGATCCACGCCGTTCTGGGGAGCGATGACTACCCTCGTCTGTATGTGGGAATCGGCAGGCCTGGCGCCGGCGCAGATACGGTAGAGCACGTGTTGGGTTCCTTCAACCCTCAGGAGCGTCTTCGGGTTGAGGCAGCCTTTGAGCGAATCCTTCCCCTGTTTACGGGAACCGAAGGGCTTTCCCTGGATCAGCAAATTTCCGCTGTCAACGATCTGCGCCGCCCCCCCCCGGAGGATGAAGCCCTTCTTCAGGGTCTCCCCCGGTGA
- the nadD gene encoding nicotinate (nicotinamide) nucleotide adenylyltransferase, producing MAGVRCYQAFLGGSFDPIHLGHLHALRAVKEARPGDNILLIPARLNPLKERAPHAGDAQRLEMVHRATVDWEWCGVSSVEIDRPGPSYTVDTVEHLLQKGVLAPSPGMIVGDDLLQELPRWHAFPRLLETVVLLVLQRDLQVQAVQRFCDSYPAARVVAIPGDPLRVSSTEIRRGLSERASRDSVAHLLPEAVYEFLCRHDSCY from the coding sequence ATGGCGGGGGTGCGGTGCTATCAGGCCTTCCTGGGGGGGTCCTTTGATCCAATTCATTTGGGTCATCTCCATGCGCTGAGGGCGGTAAAGGAAGCCAGGCCCGGAGACAACATTCTTCTGATCCCGGCGAGGTTGAATCCCCTGAAAGAGCGAGCCCCCCATGCCGGGGATGCCCAGAGACTGGAGATGGTCCATCGGGCCACGGTTGACTGGGAGTGGTGCGGTGTGAGCTCCGTTGAGATCGACCGCCCCGGACCCTCGTACACGGTGGACACTGTGGAACACCTTCTTCAGAAGGGAGTTCTGGCGCCGTCTCCGGGAATGATCGTGGGGGATGATCTCTTGCAGGAACTGCCCCGGTGGCATGCCTTTCCCCGCCTTCTGGAGACGGTGGTATTGCTGGTTCTTCAGCGGGATCTCCAGGTCCAGGCTGTTCAGCGCTTTTGTGACTCCTATCCCGCGGCCCGGGTGGTGGCGATCCCCGGGGATCCGCTGAGAGTATCTTCCACGGAGATACGTCGGGGACTGAGTGAACGGGCCTCCCGTGATTCCGTGGCTCACCTTCTGCCAGAGGCGGTGTATGAGTTCCTTTGCCGACATGATTCCTGTTATTGA
- the tilS gene encoding tRNA lysidine(34) synthetase TilS, whose translation MARNLLELKVNRDAPLVVACSGGIDSVALTRAVAVRQPLVIAHIDHGLREASSRQEECRCVDCLGEILAAPVMRRGVSPGMITARAAREGRSLEEVAREERYRLLLEILQETARETGADPVLLTAHHLQDQLETFVMKVFSGRSPLGLLGIPRDRWLTGDDEGALVRFRVVRPLLGCRRQELKDYVRQSGLPWFHDPTNDDLLHLRNRVRLRAVPVLEDIFSPSDVALRTASFLQELDLLREGLRALIPPEAWGEFGQQGWSLDAGLFRSLPRAARELVLREAVYRLAPGNRVSFRPFRGLAGEDLSVVAGGLRAFFRDGRLQIRRAVVRPVSIGYLWVVDTELRIRLVCEGRSTVHAVEEAPARRGGWHLGPVIPPVVLRSRRKGERVFQRGKQREVARILESSGVSPLVRACAPVVEDQRGVVALLGQTSPLCIRDGVQYTHDIHARPSGFVTLEVAYEEAEDYAERE comes from the coding sequence GTGGCACGGAACCTTCTGGAGCTGAAGGTGAACCGGGATGCGCCGCTTGTTGTGGCCTGCTCCGGTGGAATCGACAGCGTGGCCCTGACCCGGGCTGTTGCCGTGCGCCAGCCCCTGGTGATTGCCCACATTGATCATGGCCTTCGCGAGGCCTCTTCCCGGCAGGAAGAGTGTCGATGCGTTGACTGCCTTGGTGAAATTCTCGCTGCTCCGGTTATGCGGAGAGGTGTTTCCCCCGGCATGATTACGGCTCGGGCAGCCAGGGAAGGGCGAAGTCTGGAAGAAGTGGCCCGTGAGGAACGTTATCGCCTGCTTCTGGAAATTCTTCAAGAGACAGCCCGGGAGACCGGCGCCGATCCTGTATTGCTCACGGCTCACCACCTTCAGGACCAGCTGGAGACCTTCGTGATGAAGGTTTTCTCGGGGAGGTCTCCCCTGGGGCTTCTGGGCATACCCCGGGATCGCTGGCTGACAGGGGACGATGAAGGAGCGCTCGTCCGGTTCAGGGTGGTTCGCCCCCTTTTGGGGTGCCGTCGCCAGGAACTGAAGGATTACGTCCGGCAGTCGGGGCTCCCCTGGTTTCACGATCCAACAAACGATGATCTCCTTCATCTGCGAAACAGGGTGCGCCTTCGGGCTGTGCCTGTGCTGGAGGATATTTTTTCTCCCTCCGATGTCGCCCTCCGGACCGCTTCCTTTCTTCAGGAGCTGGATCTTCTGAGGGAGGGGCTGCGGGCCCTGATTCCCCCCGAGGCCTGGGGGGAGTTTGGTCAGCAGGGCTGGTCGCTTGATGCAGGTCTCTTTCGCTCCCTTCCCCGGGCGGCGCGGGAACTGGTGCTCCGGGAGGCGGTATACCGCCTTGCTCCGGGGAATCGGGTCTCCTTTCGTCCCTTTCGGGGGTTGGCCGGGGAAGATCTGTCGGTTGTTGCAGGGGGACTCAGGGCGTTTTTTCGCGATGGACGTCTTCAGATTCGTCGGGCGGTTGTCCGTCCCGTCTCGATTGGTTACCTTTGGGTGGTCGACACTGAGCTCCGGATTCGCCTAGTCTGTGAGGGGCGCTCTACGGTGCATGCTGTCGAGGAGGCTCCTGCCCGAAGGGGCGGGTGGCATCTGGGGCCGGTGATCCCTCCGGTGGTTTTGCGCTCCCGGCGGAAGGGGGAGCGGGTCTTCCAGAGGGGGAAGCAGCGTGAGGTTGCCCGTATTCTGGAATCATCAGGGGTTTCGCCTCTGGTTCGGGCGTGCGCACCGGTGGTGGAAGATCAACGCGGGGTTGTAGCTCTCTTGGGTCAGACTTCACCCCTTTGTATCCGTGATGGGGTACAGTATACTCACGACATACACGCGCGGCCTTCGGGGTTTGTTACTCTGGAGGTTGCTTATGAGGAAGCTGAAGACTATGCAGAACGGGAATGA
- the ftsH gene encoding ATP-dependent zinc metalloprotease FtsH has protein sequence MKNNNDNNRDNNNFNFNFRNNRFALVFLVALLGMFLMMLFSNTQTVGQEIPYSQFMGYLKEGQVETVRIVDQTEIQGTLRTRDGESRSFTTNIPYFDDDLIRILQEQGVRFSGAPRPVSPFQMLAELFPWMIGFFFIWFMFRQLQGSGNRAFSFGKSKAKRYLEEGIKITFSDVAGQSEAKYELQEIVEFLKSPDKFTRIGAKIPKGVLLVGMPGTGKTLLAKACAGEAGVSFFHMSGSDFVEMFVGVGASRVRDLFEQGRKSAPCIIFIDELDAVGRTRGAGYGGGHDEREQTLNQMLVEMDGFDTKAGVIVLAATNRPDVLDPAILRPGRFDRQVTVDMPDVQEREAILAVHCAKIKLDTSVNLNRFARATPGSSGADLANLVNEAALYAARKNKDLVEAEDFEEARDKLLMGVARKSRIINDEEKLKTARHEAGHALLHYYLEHADPLHKVTVIPRGRALGVAFSLPEQDSYSKGSGYLRDRIKISFGGYIAERLFYQDTTTGVQNDLKQATDMARRMVTEWGMSSLGPVSFGQEDEPIFLGKQIATHKDYSESTANAIDSEVRKILEDCFREAEEILQEHQDKLELLAATLVEKETLSDNEIRELFGFPLVTNHNDPLASPATETPQTESREEGPQEADPHAEEENHPGNSPGSDQGEEDDQGGSGETEKNSQDSDTEGDADSGQDRSE, from the coding sequence ATGAAAAACAACAACGATAATAACCGCGATAACAACAACTTCAACTTTAATTTCAGGAATAATCGGTTCGCTCTGGTTTTTCTGGTCGCTCTTCTGGGTATGTTCTTGATGATGCTCTTCTCCAATACCCAGACGGTGGGGCAGGAAATCCCCTACTCCCAGTTCATGGGATATCTGAAGGAGGGGCAGGTTGAAACGGTTCGCATTGTAGATCAGACCGAGATCCAGGGGACGCTTCGCACCAGGGATGGGGAGAGCCGTTCCTTTACAACGAACATCCCCTATTTTGATGACGACCTCATACGAATCCTCCAGGAGCAGGGGGTCCGGTTTTCCGGAGCACCTCGTCCGGTCTCTCCCTTTCAGATGCTGGCAGAACTGTTCCCCTGGATGATAGGGTTCTTTTTTATCTGGTTCATGTTTCGCCAGCTTCAGGGAAGCGGAAACCGGGCGTTCTCTTTTGGTAAAAGCAAGGCCAAACGGTATCTGGAAGAGGGTATCAAGATAACCTTCTCCGATGTGGCGGGGCAAAGCGAGGCAAAGTACGAGCTTCAGGAAATTGTCGAGTTCCTCAAAAGCCCCGACAAATTTACCCGTATCGGGGCAAAGATTCCCAAGGGAGTGCTCCTGGTAGGGATGCCCGGAACGGGTAAAACCCTTCTCGCCAAGGCCTGTGCCGGTGAGGCTGGTGTCTCTTTTTTCCATATGAGTGGCTCCGATTTTGTGGAAATGTTCGTGGGTGTGGGAGCCAGCCGGGTGCGGGATCTTTTTGAACAGGGGAGAAAGAGCGCCCCCTGCATCATTTTCATCGACGAGCTTGACGCGGTCGGCCGAACGCGTGGGGCCGGTTACGGCGGGGGCCACGATGAGCGGGAACAGACCCTCAACCAGATGTTGGTAGAGATGGACGGCTTTGATACCAAGGCAGGTGTTATTGTCCTGGCGGCGACAAACAGGCCCGATGTTCTCGATCCCGCTATCCTTCGGCCCGGTCGTTTTGATCGACAGGTGACGGTGGATATGCCCGATGTTCAGGAGCGGGAGGCGATCCTGGCTGTTCATTGTGCAAAGATCAAGCTTGATACCTCGGTGAACCTCAATCGCTTCGCCCGGGCAACGCCAGGATCCAGTGGCGCTGATCTGGCAAACCTGGTGAACGAGGCGGCTCTCTACGCAGCTCGCAAGAACAAAGACCTGGTGGAGGCTGAGGATTTTGAGGAAGCTCGCGACAAGTTGCTCATGGGAGTTGCCCGAAAGTCGAGAATCATCAACGATGAGGAAAAACTCAAGACAGCACGCCACGAGGCGGGGCACGCCCTCCTTCATTATTACCTGGAACATGCTGATCCTCTTCATAAGGTGACGGTGATTCCCCGGGGCCGAGCCCTTGGGGTGGCCTTCTCCCTGCCCGAACAGGACAGCTACAGCAAAGGATCGGGATATTTGCGGGACCGGATAAAGATCTCTTTTGGCGGATACATCGCGGAACGCCTTTTTTATCAGGACACCACCACGGGAGTTCAAAACGATCTCAAGCAAGCCACTGACATGGCCCGTCGCATGGTGACGGAGTGGGGGATGAGTAGCCTGGGGCCGGTCTCTTTTGGTCAGGAAGACGAGCCTATCTTTCTTGGAAAGCAGATAGCTACCCACAAGGATTACTCCGAAAGCACCGCCAATGCGATTGATAGCGAGGTCCGGAAGATCCTTGAGGATTGCTTCCGGGAAGCCGAAGAAATTCTTCAGGAGCATCAGGATAAGCTGGAACTCCTGGCGGCAACCCTCGTCGAGAAAGAAACCTTGTCGGATAACGAGATACGGGAGCTCTTCGGGTTCCCGCTGGTTACGAACCACAATGATCCTCTCGCGAGTCCCGCCACAGAAACGCCACAGACTGAGTCTCGTGAGGAAGGTCCTCAAGAGGCTGATCCTCATGCGGAAGAGGAGAATCATCCCGGAAACAGCCCTGGGTCAGACCAGGGGGAAGAGGATGATCAGGGAGGTTCCGGTGAAACCGAGAAAAATTCCCAGGATTCAGACACCGAAGGAGATGCCGATTCCGGGCAGGATCGCTCCGAGTAG
- the rsfS gene encoding ribosome silencing factor, whose protein sequence is MEEQYGLLDSSSAAREVARFLDELGATDVIALDISSQSAFTDAFVIAEANSRGQLQGFQRQVEERLFELGLLASNHRKRGDESGWYLIDCGSVIVHLMLQEQREFYGLERLWYDATVLWKEGNTPGQEGEKKIDQGAEA, encoded by the coding sequence ATGGAAGAGCAGTACGGACTTCTGGACAGTAGCAGCGCGGCCCGTGAGGTTGCCCGATTTCTCGACGAGTTGGGGGCAACCGATGTGATCGCCCTGGATATCAGTTCCCAGTCGGCCTTTACTGACGCTTTTGTGATAGCCGAGGCAAACAGCCGTGGGCAACTGCAGGGGTTTCAGAGGCAGGTAGAGGAGCGGTTGTTTGAGCTGGGTTTGCTCGCTTCGAACCACCGGAAACGGGGTGACGAGAGCGGTTGGTATCTAATCGATTGCGGATCGGTTATCGTTCATCTCATGCTGCAGGAGCAGCGGGAGTTCTATGGGCTGGAGAGGCTCTGGTACGATGCCACAGTTCTCTGGAAGGAAGGGAATACTCCCGGCCAGGAAGGAGAAAAAAAGATCGACCAGGGAGCAGAGGCGTAA